A single genomic interval of Nocardioides nitrophenolicus harbors:
- a CDS encoding helicase HerA-like domain-containing protein: MTQEQTPTPDAAPDTTAPAVPAEAPAAEAPAAEAPAAEAPAAEAPAAEAPAAVPTDPIEQAIAPGYAFEGPALELGGLMTGPDQLSASTIRIPLAMLNRHGLVAGATGTGKTKTLQLLAEQLSAAGVPVFAADIKGDLSGIATAGEANDKLLARTKSVGQEWTATAFPVEYYALGGQGIGIPIRVTVSSFGPILLSRVLGLNDTQESSLGLVFHYADKQGLPLLDLQDLRAVVQHLTSDEGKPDLKDLGGLSSATAGVILRELIAFADQGAEAFFGEPEFDSADLLQQASDGRGLVNLVELPNLQDRPAIFSTFLMWLLADLFHDLPEVGDIDQPKLVFFFDEAHLLFKDASKPFLESIAQTVRLIRSKGVGVFFVTQSPTDVPDDVLAQLGSRIQHQLRAHTPNDAKALKATVNTYPKSAYADLGEVITTLGIGEAIVTVMGEKGAPTPVAWTRLRAPESLMAPSSAESMEATVKASPRQAKYAEVVDRESAREILAKKLEEGAKAKAGEQADKAEKPAAKGKAAPRKKDDGNAAGEIVKDVVKSSAFKQFMRTAAAEIARGMFGTARRRR; this comes from the coding sequence ATGACGCAGGAGCAGACGCCCACTCCCGACGCAGCACCTGACACCACGGCCCCGGCGGTCCCCGCCGAGGCCCCCGCCGCCGAGGCCCCCGCCGCCGAGGCCCCCGCCGCCGAGGCCCCCGCCGCCGAGGCCCCCGCCGCCGAGGCCCCCGCCGCCGTGCCGACCGACCCCATCGAGCAGGCGATCGCCCCCGGGTACGCCTTCGAGGGCCCGGCGCTCGAGCTCGGCGGCCTGATGACCGGCCCCGACCAGCTCTCGGCCAGCACCATCCGGATCCCGCTGGCGATGCTCAACCGGCACGGCCTGGTGGCCGGTGCGACCGGTACCGGCAAGACCAAGACCCTCCAGCTGCTCGCCGAGCAGCTCAGCGCGGCCGGCGTACCCGTCTTCGCGGCGGACATCAAGGGCGACCTGTCCGGCATCGCCACCGCCGGCGAGGCCAACGACAAGCTGCTGGCCCGGACCAAGTCGGTGGGCCAGGAGTGGACGGCGACGGCCTTCCCGGTGGAGTACTACGCGCTCGGCGGCCAGGGCATCGGCATCCCGATCCGGGTGACCGTGTCGTCGTTCGGGCCGATCCTGCTCAGCCGGGTGCTCGGGCTCAACGACACCCAGGAGTCCAGCCTGGGCCTGGTCTTCCACTACGCCGACAAGCAGGGCCTGCCGCTGCTCGACCTGCAGGACCTGCGTGCCGTCGTCCAGCACCTCACCAGCGACGAGGGCAAGCCCGACCTCAAGGACCTTGGCGGGCTGTCCTCGGCGACCGCGGGCGTGATCCTGCGCGAGCTGATCGCGTTCGCCGACCAGGGCGCCGAGGCGTTCTTCGGCGAGCCGGAGTTCGACTCCGCCGACCTGCTCCAGCAGGCATCCGACGGGCGCGGGCTGGTCAACCTGGTCGAGCTGCCCAACCTGCAGGACCGGCCGGCGATCTTCTCGACCTTCCTGATGTGGCTGCTCGCCGACCTGTTCCACGACCTGCCCGAGGTCGGCGACATCGACCAGCCCAAGCTGGTGTTCTTCTTCGACGAGGCGCACCTGCTGTTCAAGGACGCCTCGAAGCCGTTCCTGGAGTCGATCGCCCAGACGGTGCGGCTGATCCGGTCGAAGGGGGTGGGCGTCTTCTTCGTGACGCAGAGCCCGACCGACGTACCGGACGACGTGCTGGCCCAGCTCGGCTCCCGGATCCAGCACCAGCTGCGCGCCCACACCCCCAATGACGCGAAGGCGCTCAAGGCGACCGTCAACACCTACCCCAAGAGCGCGTACGCCGATCTCGGCGAGGTGATCACCACGCTCGGCATCGGCGAGGCGATCGTGACCGTGATGGGCGAGAAGGGCGCGCCGACGCCGGTCGCCTGGACCCGGCTGCGCGCGCCGGAGTCGCTGATGGCGCCGTCCAGCGCGGAGTCGATGGAGGCGACGGTCAAGGCCAGCCCCCGGCAGGCGAAGTACGCCGAGGTGGTCGACCGGGAGTCGGCCCGCGAGATCCTCGCCAAGAAGCTGGAGGAGGGCGCGAAGGCGAAGGCCGGGGAGCAGGCCGACAAGGCCGAGAAGCCCGCCGCCAAGGGCAAGGCCGCGCCGAGGAAGAAGGACGACGGCAACGCCGCGGGCGAGATCGTCAAGGACGTGGTGAAGTCCTCGGCGTTCAAGCAGTTCATGCGCACCGCCGCCGCCGAGATCGCCCGCGGGATGTTCGGCACCGCCCGCCGGCGCCGCTAG
- a CDS encoding type II toxin-antitoxin system VapB family antitoxin codes for MIFKRVGDGRPYPDHGLTSKGWAAVPPRQVRLDQLVTTKDTLQLSSLLDEDSTFFGDLFAHVVLWRGDYYLEDGLHRALRAALQQRNVLHARVIRMEG; via the coding sequence GTGATCTTCAAGCGCGTGGGGGACGGGCGTCCCTACCCCGACCACGGCCTCACCTCCAAGGGGTGGGCCGCCGTGCCCCCGCGCCAGGTCCGCCTCGACCAGCTGGTCACGACCAAGGACACGCTGCAGCTCTCCTCCCTGCTCGACGAGGACTCCACCTTCTTCGGCGACCTGTTCGCCCACGTCGTGCTGTGGCGCGGCGACTACTACCTCGAGGACGGGCTGCACCGGGCGCTGCGGGCCGCGCTGCAGCAGCGCAACGTGCTGCACGCCCGTGTGATCCGGATGGAGGGCTGA
- a CDS encoding LytR C-terminal domain-containing protein, with protein MEGLDVKAGSRSAVTLGALAVVFVASAAWGWAKVTQPFPEKVEAAPCTDTLISEGDDLAPPQVMVTVLNGGGANGLASKTMDDLIGYGFAQGDTGNAPDTGGPVSAQVWADDPGDPAAILLASYLGADVDIVDQPSGYPGVTIVVGKRFQGVVEGHPTVTARKDAYVCTPPLSSQPDAPS; from the coding sequence ATGGAAGGCCTCGACGTCAAGGCGGGCAGTCGGTCGGCGGTGACCCTGGGGGCGCTGGCGGTGGTCTTCGTGGCCAGCGCGGCCTGGGGCTGGGCCAAGGTGACCCAGCCCTTCCCCGAGAAGGTCGAGGCTGCTCCGTGCACCGACACCCTGATCTCGGAGGGCGACGACCTCGCCCCGCCGCAGGTGATGGTCACGGTCCTCAACGGCGGCGGCGCCAACGGGCTGGCGAGCAAGACCATGGACGACCTGATCGGCTACGGCTTCGCCCAGGGCGACACCGGCAACGCACCCGACACCGGCGGTCCGGTGTCGGCGCAGGTGTGGGCCGACGACCCCGGCGACCCGGCGGCGATCCTGCTGGCGTCGTACCTCGGCGCGGACGTCGACATCGTCGACCAGCCGTCCGGGTACCCGGGCGTGACGATCGTGGTCGGCAAGAGGTTCCAGGGCGTCGTCGAGGGGCACCCGACGGTCACCGCGCGCAAGGACGCCTACGTCTGCACGCCCCCGCTCAGCAGCCAGCCCGACGCGCCGAGCTGA
- a CDS encoding potassium/proton antiporter: MTFDVHQLDTFLLIGAGVTFLAVLAVRMSSGVGLPSLLVYLLMGVALGDSGLGIDFDNAELAHAIGFGALAIILAEGGLTTNWRDARPAMRMGLSLATLGVLVSIGIVAVGAHFLLGLSWQLSILLGAVCSPTDAAAVFSVLRVVPLPKRITGTLEAESGLNDAPTVVLVTLVSSGAVGEHGLLGTTGIVLYELVAGVAFGLAAGFGGAWVMRRAALPSSGLYPIAVLCLTLIGYGGAAAVHASGFAAVYVAALVLGNTELPHRVATRSFVEGLAWLAQIGLFVMLGLLLSPDRLSWEVIGMAVVAGSLLTFVARPVSVVVSAVVRPMKWAELAFISWAGLRGAVPIVLATIPLAEGVDGATRLFDIVFVLVVLDTLITAPSLPLTARILRVARRSEPRGIEVEAAPLDRVAADLLQITISPVSKLHGVEVGELRLPLGANVSMVVREGRTLVPERRTVLRHGDDLIVVTPRKLREATEQRLRQVSQGGRLAQWLEE; this comes from the coding sequence ATGACCTTCGACGTCCACCAGCTCGACACCTTCCTGCTGATCGGCGCCGGAGTCACCTTCCTCGCGGTGCTGGCGGTCCGGATGTCGTCCGGCGTCGGCCTCCCCAGCCTCCTGGTCTACCTGCTGATGGGCGTCGCCCTCGGCGACTCCGGGCTCGGGATCGACTTCGACAACGCCGAGCTGGCGCACGCGATCGGCTTCGGCGCGCTCGCCATCATCCTCGCCGAGGGCGGTCTCACGACGAACTGGCGCGACGCCCGACCGGCCATGCGGATGGGCCTGTCGCTGGCCACCCTGGGCGTACTCGTGTCGATCGGCATCGTCGCCGTCGGCGCGCACTTCCTGCTCGGCCTGTCCTGGCAGCTCTCCATCCTGCTCGGCGCCGTCTGCTCGCCGACCGACGCCGCCGCGGTGTTCTCGGTGCTGCGCGTGGTGCCGCTGCCGAAGCGGATCACCGGCACCCTCGAGGCCGAGTCCGGTCTCAACGACGCCCCGACCGTCGTCCTGGTCACCCTCGTCTCCTCCGGCGCGGTCGGCGAGCACGGCCTGCTCGGCACCACCGGGATCGTGCTCTACGAGCTGGTCGCCGGCGTCGCCTTCGGTCTCGCCGCGGGCTTCGGGGGCGCCTGGGTGATGCGCCGCGCGGCGCTGCCGTCGTCCGGCCTGTACCCGATCGCCGTGCTCTGCCTGACCCTGATCGGGTACGGCGGCGCCGCGGCCGTGCACGCCAGCGGGTTCGCCGCGGTCTACGTCGCCGCGCTGGTCCTCGGCAACACCGAGCTCCCGCACCGCGTCGCCACCCGCTCCTTCGTCGAAGGTCTCGCCTGGCTCGCCCAGATCGGGCTGTTCGTGATGCTCGGCCTGCTGCTCTCGCCGGACCGGCTGTCGTGGGAGGTGATCGGGATGGCGGTCGTCGCCGGCAGCCTGCTCACCTTCGTCGCCCGGCCGGTGTCGGTCGTGGTGAGTGCCGTCGTACGGCCGATGAAGTGGGCGGAGCTGGCCTTCATCTCCTGGGCCGGACTGCGTGGCGCGGTGCCGATCGTGCTCGCCACCATCCCGCTCGCCGAGGGGGTCGACGGCGCGACCCGGCTCTTCGACATCGTCTTCGTCCTCGTCGTGCTCGACACCTTGATCACCGCGCCCTCGCTGCCCCTGACCGCGCGCATCCTGCGGGTCGCCCGGCGCTCGGAGCCGCGCGGCATCGAGGTCGAGGCCGCGCCCCTGGACCGGGTGGCCGCCGACCTGCTGCAGATCACGATCAGTCCGGTCTCGAAGCTGCACGGCGTCGAGGTCGGCGAGCTGCGGCTGCCGCTGGGCGCGAACGTGTCGATGGTCGTCCGGGAGGGCCGGACCCTGGTGCCGGAGCGGCGTACCGTCCTGCGCCACGGCGACGACCTCATCGTGGTCACGCCCCGCAAGCTGCGCGAGGCGACCGAGCAGCGGCTGCGCCAGGTCAGCCAGGGCGGCCGGCTCGCGCAGTGGCTCGAGGAATGA
- a CDS encoding FAD-binding protein, protein MASAIPNVPAGLALPDVLPASVLGADAERFDVVVVGFGIAGGCAALEAARAGARVLLLEKAAVHGGTSSMSGGHFYLGGGTAVQQATGHDDSVEAMTAYLMASTKDPDEEKIRAYCEGSVAHFDWLESLGFAFERSYFPGKAVIQPGTEGLMFTGNEKVWPFREQVAPAPRGHKVPVPGDTEGTRIVMDLLRTQVEEAGVEVRYETGATNLVVDGDGDAVVGLAWRSFDRTGVIAARGVVIAAGGFVMNADMVARYTPALGSKLFTLGSTYDDGLGIRLGESVGAALENMEEPFITAPFYPPSSRCKGIIVNRAGERFVAEDSYHARTSYHVMQQPDAVAYLIVDSEHLGEDHMPLVPLKDGFETLEEMEAGLGMPAGALVATVTRYNENAADGKDPDFHKHPDWIAPQTTGPWAVLDLSLGVALYAGFTIGGMATTVDGQVRRTDGSVIPGLYAAGACASNIAQDGNGYCSGTQLGEGSFFGRRAGRHAAG, encoded by the coding sequence GTGGCATCTGCGATCCCCAACGTCCCGGCCGGCCTGGCTCTTCCCGACGTACTCCCGGCGAGCGTGCTCGGCGCGGACGCCGAGCGCTTCGACGTGGTCGTGGTGGGCTTCGGCATCGCCGGCGGCTGCGCCGCCCTGGAGGCCGCGCGTGCCGGCGCGCGGGTGCTGCTGCTCGAGAAGGCGGCGGTCCACGGCGGCACCTCCTCGATGTCGGGCGGGCACTTCTACCTCGGCGGCGGTACGGCGGTCCAGCAGGCCACCGGGCACGACGACTCGGTCGAGGCGATGACGGCGTACCTCATGGCGTCGACGAAGGACCCCGACGAGGAGAAGATCCGCGCCTACTGCGAGGGGTCGGTCGCGCACTTCGACTGGCTGGAGTCGCTGGGCTTCGCGTTCGAGCGCTCGTACTTCCCCGGCAAGGCGGTCATCCAGCCCGGCACCGAGGGCCTGATGTTCACCGGCAACGAGAAGGTGTGGCCCTTCCGCGAGCAGGTCGCGCCCGCACCGCGCGGCCACAAGGTGCCCGTCCCCGGCGACACCGAGGGCACCCGGATCGTGATGGACCTGCTGCGCACCCAGGTCGAGGAGGCCGGCGTCGAGGTCCGCTACGAGACCGGTGCGACCAACCTGGTCGTCGACGGCGACGGCGACGCCGTGGTCGGGCTGGCCTGGCGCTCCTTCGACCGGACCGGCGTCATCGCGGCGCGGGGCGTGGTCATCGCCGCCGGCGGGTTCGTGATGAACGCCGACATGGTCGCCCGCTACACCCCCGCACTCGGGTCCAAGCTGTTCACCCTCGGGTCGACGTACGACGACGGGCTGGGCATCCGCCTCGGCGAGTCCGTCGGCGCGGCCCTGGAGAACATGGAGGAGCCGTTCATCACCGCGCCCTTCTACCCGCCGTCGTCGCGGTGCAAGGGGATCATCGTCAACCGGGCCGGCGAACGGTTCGTGGCCGAGGACAGCTACCACGCGCGGACGTCGTACCACGTGATGCAGCAGCCCGACGCGGTCGCGTACCTCATCGTCGACAGCGAGCACCTCGGCGAGGACCACATGCCGCTGGTGCCGCTCAAGGACGGCTTCGAGACGCTCGAGGAGATGGAGGCCGGACTCGGCATGCCCGCCGGGGCGCTGGTCGCGACCGTCACCCGCTACAACGAGAACGCCGCCGACGGCAAGGACCCCGACTTCCACAAGCACCCCGACTGGATCGCGCCGCAGACCACCGGACCGTGGGCGGTGCTCGATCTGTCGCTCGGCGTCGCGCTGTACGCCGGGTTCACCATCGGCGGGATGGCCACCACGGTCGACGGCCAGGTCCGGCGTACCGACGGCTCGGTGATCCCCGGCCTGTACGCCGCCGGCGCCTGCGCCTCGAACATCGCCCAGGACGGCAACGGCTACTGCTCGGGCACCCAGCTCGGCGAGGGCTCGTTCTTCGGCCGCCGGGCGGGGCGGCACGCGGCGGGGTGA
- a CDS encoding pyridoxal phosphate-dependent aminotransferase, whose protein sequence is MTDRLSAATRANVPPFYVMDLLAAAAERQRTHGDLVNLVAGQPSTGAPATVNAAAVRLLGSGDPLGYTTATGILELRTAIAGHYARSYGLAVDAEDVVVTTGSSGGFLLAFLAAFDAGARVAIARPGYPCYRNVLAALGCAVVEIPTGPGTRFQPSVAQLAEAHAKEPLDGLVVASPANPTGTMLSPEELAAIARWCDDNGVQLVSDEIYHGIQYAGARASCAWETSREAVVFGSFSKYFSMTGWRLGWMLAPERLRRPVDVLTGNFSICPPVLAQHAALGAFEDAAYAELDAHVQRYARNRGLLLDGLQRLGIERLAPADGAFYAYADVGHLTTDSMAYCRDLLARTGVAVATGIDFDTVDGGRFLRFSFAGTADDILTALDRLEGRL, encoded by the coding sequence GTGACCGACCGCCTCAGTGCCGCCACCCGGGCGAACGTCCCGCCGTTCTACGTGATGGACCTGCTCGCCGCGGCAGCGGAGCGGCAGCGCACCCACGGCGACCTGGTCAACCTGGTCGCCGGGCAGCCCAGCACGGGCGCGCCGGCGACGGTCAACGCGGCGGCGGTGCGGCTGCTCGGCAGCGGCGACCCGCTGGGGTACACGACCGCCACCGGCATCCTCGAGCTCCGTACGGCGATCGCGGGCCACTACGCCCGCAGCTACGGTCTCGCGGTCGACGCCGAGGACGTGGTCGTCACCACCGGCTCCAGCGGCGGCTTCCTGCTCGCCTTCCTCGCGGCGTTCGACGCCGGGGCGCGGGTGGCGATCGCGCGACCGGGATACCCCTGCTACCGCAACGTGCTGGCGGCCCTGGGCTGCGCGGTGGTCGAGATCCCCACCGGCCCCGGGACCCGGTTCCAGCCGAGCGTGGCGCAGCTCGCCGAGGCGCACGCGAAGGAGCCGCTCGACGGCCTGGTCGTCGCCAGCCCCGCGAACCCGACCGGCACCATGCTGTCGCCGGAGGAGCTCGCCGCGATCGCGCGCTGGTGCGACGACAACGGCGTGCAGCTGGTGTCCGACGAGATCTACCACGGCATCCAGTACGCCGGCGCCCGGGCGAGCTGTGCCTGGGAGACCTCGCGCGAGGCGGTCGTGTTCGGCTCGTTCTCGAAGTACTTCTCGATGACCGGCTGGCGGCTGGGGTGGATGCTCGCGCCGGAGCGGCTGCGCCGCCCGGTCGACGTGCTGACCGGCAACTTCTCGATCTGCCCGCCCGTGCTCGCCCAGCATGCCGCGCTCGGCGCCTTCGAGGACGCGGCGTACGCCGAGCTCGACGCCCACGTGCAGCGCTACGCCCGCAACCGGGGCCTGCTCCTGGACGGCCTGCAGCGGCTCGGCATCGAGCGGCTGGCGCCCGCCGACGGCGCGTTCTACGCCTACGCCGACGTCGGTCACCTCACCACCGACTCGATGGCCTACTGCCGCGACCTGCTGGCCCGCACCGGCGTCGCCGTCGCGACCGGCATCGACTTCGACACCGTCGACGGCGGCCGCTTCCTGCGGTTCAGCTTCGCCGGCACCGCCGACGACATCCTCACGGCACTGGACCGCCTCGAGGGCCGACTGTGA
- a CDS encoding WXG100 family type VII secretion target, translating into MYGDSEIIRRRATQLRDQGADVRALADELVARVEGLGWTGRAAEAMRERVTDRASHLRVAAERHTGAADALADHAESVDAVREEIATTEARVSALVADARARIAAIAARNEAGDGLQVTPDPLDETLAAFSPPPPGHRDWLAVDVPGLER; encoded by the coding sequence ATGTACGGCGACAGCGAGATCATCCGGCGTCGTGCCACCCAGCTGCGGGACCAGGGGGCCGACGTCCGCGCGCTCGCCGACGAGCTGGTCGCGCGGGTCGAGGGCCTGGGCTGGACCGGGCGGGCGGCGGAGGCGATGCGGGAGCGGGTGACCGACCGCGCCAGCCATCTCCGGGTCGCGGCCGAGCGCCACACCGGCGCCGCCGACGCGCTGGCCGACCACGCCGAGAGCGTCGACGCCGTCCGGGAGGAGATCGCCACCACCGAGGCGCGGGTGAGCGCGCTGGTGGCCGACGCCCGGGCCCGGATCGCCGCCATCGCGGCGCGCAACGAGGCCGGCGACGGCCTGCAGGTCACGCCCGACCCGCTCGACGAGACGCTCGCCGCCTTCTCGCCGCCACCGCCGGGCCACCGCGACTGGCTCGCGGTCGACGTACCCGGGCTGGAGCGCTGA
- a CDS encoding AurF N-oxygenase family protein, whose translation MTATADAPIDTPAAHELDGLSYQETLRVLSEASVHQHFDAFLDIAWDSPEFEVVPDDPRWVLPEIDSLGGTDWYRSLPLERQIEIGQYRLANIMKVGLQFEQVLIGGIMSHLIPMGNNRAEFRYSTHEVTEECHHTQMFQEGVNRIGVDVKGGPGWFIKVAPFLCLAGGPLPNIFFFGILAGEEPIDYLQKSVLRSGHELHPIVTRVMQIHVAEEARHIGFAHTYLVERSKDYGRIQRFGLSLAYPLIMRVLCDVIMKPTKQMQKDLDIPKDVMREVYWKSEKSQKLLRDTFGDVRMLAEELGLMNRVSRLVWRALGIHGSPSRFRSEPKSAAV comes from the coding sequence ATGACTGCGACCGCTGACGCCCCGATCGACACCCCCGCCGCCCACGAGCTCGACGGGCTGAGCTACCAGGAGACGCTCCGCGTGCTCTCCGAGGCGTCGGTCCACCAGCACTTCGACGCCTTCTTGGACATCGCGTGGGACAGCCCGGAGTTCGAGGTCGTCCCCGACGACCCGCGCTGGGTGCTGCCGGAGATCGACTCGCTGGGCGGCACCGACTGGTACCGGTCGCTGCCCCTGGAGCGGCAGATCGAGATCGGCCAGTACCGCCTCGCCAACATCATGAAGGTCGGCCTGCAGTTCGAGCAGGTGCTGATCGGCGGCATCATGAGCCACCTCATCCCGATGGGCAACAACCGTGCGGAGTTCCGCTACTCCACCCACGAAGTGACCGAGGAGTGCCACCACACCCAGATGTTCCAGGAGGGTGTGAACCGGATCGGCGTCGACGTGAAGGGCGGCCCCGGCTGGTTCATCAAGGTCGCGCCGTTCCTGTGCCTGGCCGGCGGCCCGCTGCCCAACATCTTCTTCTTCGGCATCCTCGCCGGCGAGGAGCCGATCGACTACCTGCAGAAGTCGGTGCTGCGCTCGGGACACGAGCTGCACCCGATCGTCACCCGGGTGATGCAGATCCACGTGGCCGAGGAGGCCCGCCACATCGGCTTCGCCCACACCTACCTCGTCGAGCGCTCCAAGGACTACGGCCGCATCCAGCGCTTCGGCCTGTCGCTCGCCTACCCGCTGATCATGCGGGTGCTGTGCGACGTGATCATGAAGCCGACCAAGCAGATGCAGAAGGACCTCGACATCCCCAAGGACGTCATGCGCGAGGTCTACTGGAAGTCGGAGAAGTCCCAGAAGCTGCTGCGCGACACCTTCGGCGACGTGCGGATGCTCGCCGAGGAGCTCGGCCTGATGAACCGGGTCTCGCGCCTGGTGTGGCGCGCGCTCGGCATCCACGGCAGCCCGTCGCGCTTCCGCAGCGAGCCCAAGTCCGCCGCGGTCTGA
- a CDS encoding FAD-dependent oxidoreductase, with the protein MAYVVTQSCCADASCVVACPVNCIHPAPGEPGFGTTEMVYVDATACVGCGACATACPVGAMVPDAALTTKQLPFLDLNAAYYDAFPHADRTPVALVPQQRRLTRPGPFRVAVVGAGPAGLYTADELLKHPEVAGVDVYDRLRTPYGLVRHGVAPDHASTKLVTRLFEAIERQPRFRYFLDVEVGAPGAITLADLRAHYDAVVYAVGASSDRSLGIPGEELAGSVAATALVGWYNGHPDQQALDVPLDHERAVVVGNGNVALDVARILSRPLDVLERTDLAPGPLDQLRASKVREVVVLGRRGPAQAAFTVPELIGLAALDDVDVVVEADPALLSGDDQRSVLLRELAERPVDPASTRRRIVLAFAASPVEILGNGGRVTGVRVARNELVTDADGSVRAVATDDIRTLAAGLVVRSVGHRGTPVADLPFDERTATVPHHQGRVEPGIYVVGWIKRGPVGFIGTNKTDAQETVETILDDLDAGLPAPTGSAGAIGALVSERHPGSADLAAWQRLDAAERERGARAGRPRAKITDVAEQRTLAAPPAGVRRRGLLRRTVSLTS; encoded by the coding sequence ATGGCGTACGTCGTCACGCAGTCGTGCTGCGCCGACGCCTCGTGCGTCGTCGCCTGCCCGGTCAACTGCATCCACCCCGCGCCGGGTGAGCCCGGCTTCGGCACCACCGAGATGGTGTACGTCGACGCGACCGCCTGCGTCGGCTGCGGCGCCTGCGCCACGGCCTGCCCGGTCGGGGCGATGGTGCCGGATGCCGCGCTGACGACGAAGCAGCTGCCCTTCCTCGACCTCAACGCCGCCTACTACGACGCCTTCCCCCACGCCGACCGCACCCCGGTCGCGCTGGTGCCGCAGCAGCGCCGGCTCACCCGCCCCGGACCGTTCCGGGTCGCCGTGGTGGGGGCCGGTCCGGCGGGGCTCTACACCGCCGACGAGCTGCTGAAGCACCCCGAGGTCGCCGGCGTCGACGTCTACGACCGGCTGCGCACGCCGTACGGCCTGGTCCGCCACGGCGTCGCCCCCGACCACGCGTCGACCAAGCTGGTCACCCGGCTGTTCGAGGCGATCGAGCGGCAGCCGCGCTTCCGCTACTTCCTCGACGTCGAGGTCGGTGCGCCCGGCGCCATCACGCTCGCCGACCTGCGCGCCCACTACGACGCCGTGGTCTACGCCGTCGGCGCGTCGTCCGACCGCAGCCTCGGCATCCCCGGCGAGGAGCTCGCCGGCTCGGTCGCCGCGACCGCGCTCGTGGGCTGGTACAACGGCCACCCCGACCAGCAGGCGCTCGACGTACCCCTCGACCACGAGCGGGCCGTCGTGGTCGGCAACGGCAACGTGGCGCTCGACGTCGCCCGCATCCTGTCCCGGCCGCTCGACGTCCTCGAGCGCACCGACCTGGCGCCCGGACCGCTCGACCAGCTGCGCGCGAGCAAGGTCCGCGAGGTCGTCGTCCTCGGCCGGCGCGGCCCGGCGCAGGCCGCGTTCACCGTGCCCGAGCTGATCGGCCTGGCCGCGCTCGACGACGTCGACGTGGTGGTCGAGGCCGACCCCGCACTGCTCAGCGGCGACGACCAGCGCAGCGTCCTGCTCCGCGAGCTGGCCGAGCGACCCGTCGACCCGGCCTCCACCCGGCGCCGGATCGTGCTGGCCTTCGCGGCCTCCCCGGTCGAGATCCTCGGCAACGGCGGCCGGGTCACCGGCGTCCGGGTGGCCCGCAACGAGCTGGTCACCGACGCCGACGGCAGCGTGCGCGCCGTCGCCACCGACGACATCCGCACCCTCGCCGCCGGCCTGGTCGTCCGCTCGGTCGGCCACCGCGGTACCCCCGTCGCCGACCTGCCGTTCGACGAGCGCACCGCCACCGTCCCCCACCACCAGGGCCGGGTCGAGCCCGGCATCTACGTCGTGGGCTGGATCAAGCGCGGCCCGGTCGGCTTCATCGGCACCAACAAGACCGACGCCCAGGAGACGGTCGAGACCATCCTCGACGACCTCGACGCCGGTCTGCCCGCCCCCACCGGGAGCGCGGGCGCCATCGGCGCGCTGGTCTCCGAGCGACACCCCGGGTCCGCCGACCTCGCCGCCTGGCAGCGCCTCGACGCCGCGGAGCGCGAGCGGGGCGCCCGCGCCGGCCGGCCCCGCGCCAAGATCACCGATGTCGCCGAACAGCGCACGCTCGCCGCCCCGCCGGCCGGCGTACGCCGTCGCGGGCTGCTGCGGCGTACCGTGTCGCTCACATCGTGA
- a CDS encoding TetR/AcrR family transcriptional regulator — MGTPKRDQTDGRKRRWQQHNADRRQAVIDAALTVLARDLEPGAELSVQQIADEASVHRTVLYRYFEDRTDLDVAIQQEICNRAGALLLAAVTLEGTPRDIVHRIIDAYVGWGAENVALMRFAERDIPGAASKPLDVAIGQIAEQIELVIGGFLAILDAEVDDDDRDALTPYVHLLVGGVIAAVRSWSSRERLLPPAPVFTRLLADVTWLQIEGLAASRRIEVPDLPVEQLLNFKEA; from the coding sequence ATGGGGACGCCGAAGCGGGACCAGACCGACGGTCGCAAGCGCCGCTGGCAACAGCACAACGCCGACCGCCGGCAGGCCGTGATCGACGCCGCGCTCACCGTGCTGGCGCGCGACCTCGAACCCGGCGCCGAGCTCAGCGTCCAGCAGATCGCCGACGAGGCGTCCGTGCACCGCACCGTGCTCTACCGCTACTTCGAGGACCGCACCGACCTCGACGTCGCCATCCAGCAGGAGATCTGCAACCGCGCCGGTGCCCTGCTCCTCGCCGCCGTCACGCTCGAGGGCACGCCGCGCGACATCGTGCACCGCATCATCGACGCGTACGTCGGCTGGGGCGCCGAGAACGTCGCGCTGATGCGCTTCGCCGAGCGCGACATCCCCGGCGCCGCGTCCAAGCCGCTCGACGTCGCGATCGGCCAGATCGCCGAGCAGATCGAGCTGGTCATCGGTGGCTTCCTCGCCATCCTCGACGCCGAGGTCGACGACGACGACCGCGACGCCCTCACGCCGTACGTCCACCTGCTCGTCGGCGGCGTCATCGCCGCCGTCCGCAGCTGGAGCTCGCGCGAGCGGCTGCTCCCCCCGGCCCCCGTGTTCACCCGGCTGCTCGCCGACGTGACCTGGCTGCAGATCGAAGGTCTCGCAGCGTCCCGCAGGATCGAGGTGCCCGACCTCCCCGTCGAGCAGCTCCTCAACTTCAAGGAAGCCTGA